A window of the Emys orbicularis isolate rEmyOrb1 chromosome 1, rEmyOrb1.hap1, whole genome shotgun sequence genome harbors these coding sequences:
- the LOC135888716 gene encoding large ribosomal subunit protein uL22-like: MVRYSLDPENPPKSCKSRGSTLRVHFKNTRETAQAIKDMHIRNATKYLKDVTLKKQCVPFRRYNGGVGRCAQAKQWRWPKKSAEFLLHMLKNAESNAELKGLDVDSLVIEHIQVNKAPKMRRRTYRAHGRINPYMSSPCHIEMILTEKEQIVPKPEEEVAQKKKISQKKLKTQKLMARE, encoded by the coding sequence ATGGTCCGGTACTCACTTGATCCAGAGAACCCCCCCAAATCATGCAAGTCAAGGGGTTCTACCCTTCGAGTCCACTTCAAGAACACTCGTGAGACAGCTCAAGCTATCAAGGACATGCATATCCGGAACGCCACTAAATATTTAAAGGATGTGACCCTAAAAAAGCAGTGTGTTCCCTTCCGTCGTTACAATGGTGGAGTTGGCAGATGTGCTCAGGCCAAGCAGTGGCGTTGGCCTAAAAAGAGTGCAGAGTTCCTACTGCACATGCTCAAAAATGCTGAGAGTAATGCTGAACTTAAGGGTCTTGATGTGGATTCTCTGGTAATTGAGCACATCCAGGTCAACAAGGCCCCCAAAATGCGCCGGCGTACCTACAGAGCTCATGGTCGTATCAACCCCTACATGAGCTCCCCCTGTCATATTGAAATGATCCTCACTGAGAAGGAGCAGATTGTTCCAAAGCCAGAAGAGGAAGTTGCTCAGAAGAAAAAGATCTCTCAAAAGAAGCTGAAGACACAAAAACTTATGGCTCGGGAGTAA
- the NFKBIZ gene encoding NF-kappa-B inhibitor zeta: protein MGGGKQHRGPFQGVRVKNSVKELLLHIRSNKQMSSGHVADEFKAQAGLMNYEQFTELKNILAHSGKRKAHESLCDGPSYKRPATFHSHLLTPPQTPTSMDNMEDAHKNEPKHDNGSDMLQNIINIKNESNPVSLNTVQVSWQHSICNHNSPGERYQDIQGAQAFSPSEKYQAFQANSPQQMLDPPQNYQFSSSQTQDLPQKYTQDSLLEYRPFSGDDQSPTYQQNVFESHELPYCPTQSFASLLNDSEHSENILQPLATAPQQSDVSAHAQNFSLVPNNSCSTLDGHNSSLATLNVSLQHRGIVRNTTQLGKSFFQWQVEQEENKLANISREQILAKDSDGDTFLHIAVAQGRRALSYVLARKMAALHMLDIKEHNGQSAFQVAVAANQHLIVQDLVSLGAQVNTTDCWGRTPLHVCAEKGHSQVLQAIQKGAVGSSQYVALEATNYDGFTALHCAVLAHNAVVHELRNSQQPHSPEVQELLLKNKSLVDTIKALIQMGASVEAKDGKSGRSALHLAAEEANLELIRFFLDLPNCLSFVNAKAYNGNTALHVAASLQYRVTQLDAVRLLMRKGADPSARNLENEQPVHLVPDGPVGEQIRRILKGKAVQQRASPY, encoded by the exons GCACAAGCAGGATTGATGAACTACGAACAGTTTACAG AGTTGAAGAACATACTCGCTCATAGTGGTAAAAGAAAGGCTCATGAGTCTCTCTGTGATGGACCCAGTTACAAAAGACCAGCTACTTTCCATTCTCACCTCTTG ACACCACCACAAACACCAACCTCTATGGATAACATGGAGGATGCCCATAAAAATGAACCAAAACACGATAACGGTTCTGATATGCTTCAAAACATTATAAATATTAAGAATGAGTCAaatcctgtttctctgaacacagtGCAGGTCAGCTGGCAGCACAGCATATGTAACCATAACTCACCAGGGGAACGATATCAGGATATCCAAGGGGCACAGGCTTTCTCCCCATCTGAGAAGTACCAAGCCTTCCAAGCGAATAGTCCACAACAAATGCTGGATCCACCCCAGAATTACCAGTTTTCTTCCTCACAGACCCAGGATTTGCCACAGAAATATACTCAGGATTCATTACTGGAATACAGGCCATTTTCTGGCGATGACCAGTCCCCTACCTACCAACAGAATGTCTTTGAAAGCCACGAACTGCCGTATTGCCCAACCCAAAGTTTTGCATCTCTCTTGAATGATTCTGAACACTCAGAGAATATACTCCAGCCTCTAGCCACTGCCCCTCAGCAGTCCGATGTCAGTGCCCACGCTCAGAATTTCAGCCTAGTACCAAATAATAGCTGTAGTACACTTGATGGACACAATTCATCTCTGGCTACTCTGAATGTCTCTCTACAACACCGAGGTATTGTCAGAAACACGACACAACTGGGCAAGTCATTCTTTCAGTGGCAAGTGGAACAGGAAGAGAACAAACTGGCCAACATCTCTCGAGAGCAGATCCTTGCAAAAGACTCAGATGGGGACAC GTTCCTTCACATTGCTGTTGCCCAGGGCCGACGGGCTCTTTCCTATGTTCTTGCTAGAAAGATGGCTGCTCTGCACATGTTGGATATTAAAGAACACAATGGCCAG AGTGCCTTTCAGGTGGCCGTGGCGGCCAATCAGCATCTTATTGTCCAGGACCTGGTTAGCTTGGGGGCCCAAGTGAACACCACAGACTGCTGGGGTAGAACGCCATTGCATGTTTGTGCTGAGAAGGGGCATTCCCAAGTCCTTCAG GCAATCCAGAAGGGAGCTGTTGGAAGTAGTCAGTATGTGGCCCTTGAGGCGACAAACTATGATG ggtTCACAGCTTTGCACTGTGCAGTGCTGGCCCATAACGCTGTGGTGCACGAACTCCGGAACAGTCAGCAGCCGCACTCTCCTGAAGTCCAGGAGCTTCTGTTGAAAAACAAGAGCCTGGTGGACACCATCAAAGCTCTGATCCAAATGGGAGCCTCTGTCGAAGCAAAA GATGGCAAAAGTGGTCGCTCGGCTCTGCATTTGGCAGCAGAAGAAGCCAATCTGGAGCTTATTCGTTTCTTTTTGGATCTACCCAACTGCCTCTCTTTCGTTAACGCAAAG GCTTACAATGGCAACACAGCACTCCATGTGGCTGCCAGCCTGCAGTATCGGGTGACTCAGTTGGATGCAGTTCGTCTGCTGATGCGAAAGGGAGCTGATCCAAGTGCTAGAAACTTGGAGAATGAGCAACCAGTTCACCTGGTTCCTGATGGCCCTGTAGGagaacag aTACGACGTATCCTGAAGGGGAAGGCAGTTCAGCAAAGAGCTTCACCATATTAA